A genomic window from Fusarium verticillioides 7600 chromosome 5, whole genome shotgun sequence includes:
- a CDS encoding malate dehydrogenase, NAD-dependent: MVKAVVAGASGGIGQPLSLLLKTSPHIDELALYDVVNTPGVATDLSHISSRAKTTGYLPANDGAKAAFKDADIIVIPAGIPRKPGMTRDDLFNINAGIVKGLIEVAAEVAPKAFILVISNPVNSTVPIAAEVLKAKGVFNPQRLFGVTTLDIVRAETFVAEITGRANPQELTIPVIGGHSGETIVPLFSKASPAVDIPKDKYDALVNRVQFGGDEVVKAKDGAGSATLSMAYAGFRFAEKVLRAVKGEKGLVEPSYVYLPKVSNGGIPGGEAIANETGTDFFSVPIELGPNGAEKANNPLEGITEQEKALLAKATEGLKGNISKGVSFVHNPPQKL, from the exons TTGTTGCTGGCGCCTCTGGTGGCATTGGTCAG cctctttctcttctccttaAGACATCCCCTCATATCGACGAGCTTGCTCTTTACGATGTCGTCAACACCCCCGGCGTTGCCACCGATCTCTCCCACATCTCCTCCCGCGCC AAGACAACTGGCTACCTTCCCGCCAACGATGGCGCTAAGGCTGCTTTCAAGGACGCCGACATTATTGTCATCCCCGCTGGCATTCCCC GCAAGCCTGGTATGACTCGTGAcgatctcttcaacatcaatgctGGCATTGTGAAGGGTCTCATCGAGGTTGCCGCCGAGGTCGCCCCCAAggccttcatcctcgtcatctccaACCCCGTCAACTCTACCGTCCCTATCGCTGCTGAGgtcctcaaggccaagggcgtCTTCAACCCCCAGCGTCTCTTTGGTGTCACCACCCTCGACATCGTCCGTGCCGAGACCTTCGTTGCTGAGATCACTGGCCGGGCTAACCCCCAAGAGCTGACCATCCCCGTCATTGGTGGTCACTCTGGAGAGACCATCGTCCCTCTTTTCAGCAAGGCCTCACCTGCTGTTGATATTCCTAAGGACAAGTACGATGCTCTCGTGAACCGCGTCCAGTTCGGCGGTGACGAGgtcgtcaaggccaaggatggtgCTGGCAGCGCCACTCTGTCAATGGCTTACGCTGGTTTCCG ATTTGCCGAGAAGGTTCTCCGTGCCGTCAAGGGTGAGAAGGGACTCGTTGAGCCTAGCTACGTCTACCTTCCCAAGGTCTCTAATGGTGGTATCCCTGGAGGCGAGGCCATCGCCAATGAGACTGGTaccgacttcttctctgttCCCATTGAGCTGGGC CCCAACGGTGCCGAGAAGGCCAATAACCCTCTGGAGGGCATCACCGAGCAGGAGAAGGCTCTtctggccaaggccaccGAGGGCCTCAAGggcaacatctccaagggtGTCAGCTTTGTCCACAACCCTCCCCAAAA GCTGTGA
- a CDS encoding malate dehydrogenase, NAD-dependent gives MTRDDLFNINAGIVKGLIEVAAEVAPKAFILVISNPVNSTVPIAAEVLKAKGVFNPQRLFGVTTLDIVRAETFVAEITGRANPQELTIPVIGGHSGETIVPLFSKASPAVDIPKDKYDALVNRVQFGGDEVVKAKDGAGSATLSMAYAGFRFAEKVLRAVKGEKGLVEPSYVYLPKVSNGGIPGGEAIANETGTDFFSVPIELGPNGAEKANNPLEGITEQEKALLAKATEGLKGNISKGVSFVHNPPQKL, from the exons ATGACTCGTGAcgatctcttcaacatcaatgctGGCATTGTGAAGGGTCTCATCGAGGTTGCCGCCGAGGTCGCCCCCAAggccttcatcctcgtcatctccaACCCCGTCAACTCTACCGTCCCTATCGCTGCTGAGgtcctcaaggccaagggcgtCTTCAACCCCCAGCGTCTCTTTGGTGTCACCACCCTCGACATCGTCCGTGCCGAGACCTTCGTTGCTGAGATCACTGGCCGGGCTAACCCCCAAGAGCTGACCATCCCCGTCATTGGTGGTCACTCTGGAGAGACCATCGTCCCTCTTTTCAGCAAGGCCTCACCTGCTGTTGATATTCCTAAGGACAAGTACGATGCTCTCGTGAACCGCGTCCAGTTCGGCGGTGACGAGgtcgtcaaggccaaggatggtgCTGGCAGCGCCACTCTGTCAATGGCTTACGCTGGTTTCCG ATTTGCCGAGAAGGTTCTCCGTGCCGTCAAGGGTGAGAAGGGACTCGTTGAGCCTAGCTACGTCTACCTTCCCAAGGTCTCTAATGGTGGTATCCCTGGAGGCGAGGCCATCGCCAATGAGACTGGTaccgacttcttctctgttCCCATTGAGCTGGGC CCCAACGGTGCCGAGAAGGCCAATAACCCTCTGGAGGGCATCACCGAGCAGGAGAAGGCTCTtctggccaaggccaccGAGGGCCTCAAGggcaacatctccaagggtGTCAGCTTTGTCCACAACCCTCCCCAAAA GCTGTGA
- a CDS encoding ethanolaminephosphotransferase: MVSSQNGSLLRTLLLVAANLLIPVSIVVFALGFFPYKPFLPGLAEFESLDFGSPPDAPFDRLIFMVVDALRSDFVYSDASGFDYVQSLIRDGSAMPFTANARSPTVTMPRIKSMTTGSIPSFVDLILNFDEADTSSTLASQDTWLAQIKAKGMGKLLMYGDDTWLKLFPNTFDREDGTSSFFVADFTEVDNNVTRNIAPELENNDWGLMVLHYLGLDHIGHKAGPKSSNMFPKQREMDGIVKTLFEAMESKPHLDSTLLVLCGDHGMNDAGNHGASSPGETSPALVFMSPKLKKVSRKLSAPAQPKGEFDYYSMVEQSDLAPTIAALLGFPVSKNNLGAFIPDFLAFWHKTSDQIQILVRNARQILNIVTAAFGSELFDAQTSVDPCALEQTEINELACQWRRINKEAHALAAGSELDQKWLDDMSQWLRRAQNLMSSMASNYDMPKLYIGQAIAAVAAIASTAVLVSLGTHRDGQVLPFSLMTLSYGVMMYASSYVEEEQHFWYWSSSIWLVIQGVLHIRRRNSLAGIAWVFVALVALRLTRGWNQTGQKFAGSPDIVKSFVVTHPQLLWAIITFGYILMSFRLLARLKSLPSLASTSATSVLLMSAYSFKLDFTSEDAPELVVGFARSFNDMFVGQSLLWRARTAFILLGVLFGYGIYRSFTGGRNGQLQSAYLFHHLYTIFGMTQSRATNIPLFLLSDILFHALQATDLSVTGITITAILLQYTTFFAFGGSNAISSVDLSSAYNGISGFNFFAVGFLTLVSNWAGPIFWTSVVNLLLLRKHHDGQRNAFWQYITLQTVFVSATVALVMAACTSLRTHLFIWTVFSPKYLYCMAWSLGQHLLINIGFGGLLFWLGSRN; encoded by the exons ATGGTGTCCTCTCAGAATGGCTCGTTACTTCGCACTCTGTTGCTTGTCGCAGCCAATCTTCTAATCCCGGTCTCAATTGTCGTCTTTGCGCTGGGCTTCTTCCCATATAAACCGTTTCTTCCTGGATTGGCTGAATTCGAGTCTCTTGACTTTGGATCGCCTCCTGATGCGCCATTTGATCGTTTGATATTTATGGTTGTCGATGCCCTCAGAAG CGACTTTGTGTACTCGGACGCCTCGGGATTTGATTATGTTCAAAG TCTCATCCGAGATGGCAGCGCAATGCCTTTTACAGCCAATGCCCGATCACCCACAGTTACTATGCCCAGAATCAAGTCCATGACAACCGGTTCAATTCCTTCGTTTGTTGATCTTATTTTGAACTTTGACGAGGCAGATACTTCGTCCACACTCGCTTCTCAGGATACTTGGTTAGCTCAGATTAAAGCCAAGGGCATgggcaagcttctcatgTACGGAGATGACACTTGGCTGAAGCTGTTTCCCAACACTTTCGATCGCGAAGATGGAacttccagcttctttgtGGCG GACTTCACAGAGGTTGACAACAATGTCACCAGAAACATTGCCCCTGAACTTGAGAACAATGATTGGGGTCTTATGGTGCTTCATTACCTTGGTCTAGATCATATCGGGCACAAAGCTGGACCAAAGAG CTCGAATATGTTTCCCAAGCAGCGCGAAATGGACGGTATTGTCAAGACCCTTTTCGAAGCTATGGAGTCCAAGCCTCATTTAGACTCCACACTCCTCGTGCTTTGCGGTGATCATGGCATGAATGATGCTGGCAACCATGGTGCTTCTTCACCCGGCGAAACCTCACCCGCCTTAGTTTTCATGTCTCCAAAACTGAAAAAGGTATCCCGTAAGCTCTCTGCCCCAGCTCAGCCCAAGGGTGAGTTTGATTACTATTCCATGGTCGAGCAATCCGACTTGGCGCCTACTATTGCCGCCCTTCTGGGTTTCCCAGTATCCAAGAACAATCTGGGAGCCTTCATCCCTGATTTCCTCGCCTTCTGGCACAAGACCAGTGATCAGATTCAAATTCTAGTTCGAAATGCTAGACAAATCCTCAACATTGTCACAGCCGCTTTTGGAAGTGAGCTCTTTGACGCACAGACTAGCGTTGACCCCTGTGCTCTTGAGCAGACCGAGATCAACGAACTGGCATGTCAATGGCGAAGGATCAACAAGGAGGCACATGCACTCGCAGCTGGTAGCGAGCTGGACCAAAAGTGGCTTGATGACATGTCACAGTGGCTCCGTCGAGCCCAAAATCTCATGAGCAGCATGGCTTCAAACTACGACATGCCCAAGCTTTACATCGGCCAAGCGATCGCTGCTGTTGCCGCTATTGCAAGCACAGCTGTTCTTGTCAGTCTTGGGACTCATCGAGATGGACAAGTTCTTCCATTCAGCCTCATGACTTTATCCTACGGCGTCATGATGTATGCGAGTAGCTACGTCGAGGAGGAACAGCACTTTTGGTACTGGTCATCTAGCATTTGGCTTGTAATACAAGGAGTGCTCCATATCCGAAG GAGAAACAGCCTTGCCGGCATCGCTTGGGTATTCGTTGCACTTGTGGCTTTGAGACTCACCAGGGGCTGGAATCAAACTGGCCAGAAGTTTGCAGGAAGTCCTGACATTGTGAAGAGCTTCGTCGTCACGCACCCTCAACTTCTCTGGGCTATTATCACTTTTGGATACATTCTCATGTCATTCCGCTTGCTTGCCCGTCTGAAGAGTCTCCCTTCTCTGGCTAGCACAAGTGCTACCTCAGTTCTGCTCATGTCTGCGTAtagcttcaagcttgactTTACGAGCGAGGATGCCCCGGAGCTCGTTGTTGGCTTTGCTAGAAGCTTTAACGACATGTTCGTGGGACAGTCATTGCTTTGGAGGGCCAGGACTGCAtttattcttcttggcgtctTGTTTGGATATGGCATCTATCGGTCGTTCACCGGCGGTCGAAATGGCCAGTTGCAGTCAG CATatcttttccatcatctctATACCATCTTTGGCATGACCCAGTCTCGTGCTACGAACATTCCCCTCTTTCTATTATCAGATATCCTCTTCCACGCACTCCAAGCCACCGACCTCTCCGTGACTGGAATTACCATCACAGCTATTCTTCTTCAATACACAACATTCTTCGCCTTTGGTGGCTCAAACGCCATCTCCTCCGTCGATCTTTCCAGCGCGTACAACGGTATCAGTGGCTTCAATTTCTTTGCCGTTGGTTTTCTCACTTTGGTCAGCAACTGGGCTGGGCCAATCTTCTGGACATCTGTCGTCAACCTTCTCCTACTGCGCAAGCACCACGACGGTCAGCGCAATGCTTTCTGGCAATACATTACTTTGCAGactgtctttgtctctgcGACAGTTGCATTAGTCATGGCGGCTTGCACTTCACTGAGAACCCATCTATTTATTTGGACAGTATTCTCTCCCAAGTATCTCTACTGTATGGCCTGGAGTCTCGGTCAACACTTGTTGATCAacattggctttggtggtCTCCTATTTTGGTTGGGGTCGCGCAACTAG
- a CDS encoding malate dehydrogenase, NAD-dependent yields MVKAVVAGASGGIGQPLSLLLKTSPHIDELALYDVVNTPGVATDLSHISSRAKTTGYLPANDGAKAAFKDADIIVIPAGIPRKPGMTRDDLFNINAGIVKGLIEVAAEVAPKAFILVISNPVNSTVPIAAEVLKAKGVFNPQRLFGVTTLDIVRAETFVAEITGRANPQELTIPVIGGHSGETIVPLFSKASPAVDIPKDKYDALVNRVQFGGDEVVKAKDGAGSATLSMAYAGFRFAEKVLRAVKGEKGLVEPSYVYLPKVSNGGIPGGEAIANETGTDFFSVPIELGPNGAEKANNPLEGITEQEKALLAKATEGLKGNISKGVSFVHNPPQK; encoded by the exons TTGTTGCTGGCGCCTCTGGTGGCATTGGTCAG cctctttctcttctccttaAGACATCCCCTCATATCGACGAGCTTGCTCTTTACGATGTCGTCAACACCCCCGGCGTTGCCACCGATCTCTCCCACATCTCCTCCCGCGCC AAGACAACTGGCTACCTTCCCGCCAACGATGGCGCTAAGGCTGCTTTCAAGGACGCCGACATTATTGTCATCCCCGCTGGCATTCCCC GCAAGCCTGGTATGACTCGTGAcgatctcttcaacatcaatgctGGCATTGTGAAGGGTCTCATCGAGGTTGCCGCCGAGGTCGCCCCCAAggccttcatcctcgtcatctccaACCCCGTCAACTCTACCGTCCCTATCGCTGCTGAGgtcctcaaggccaagggcgtCTTCAACCCCCAGCGTCTCTTTGGTGTCACCACCCTCGACATCGTCCGTGCCGAGACCTTCGTTGCTGAGATCACTGGCCGGGCTAACCCCCAAGAGCTGACCATCCCCGTCATTGGTGGTCACTCTGGAGAGACCATCGTCCCTCTTTTCAGCAAGGCCTCACCTGCTGTTGATATTCCTAAGGACAAGTACGATGCTCTCGTGAACCGCGTCCAGTTCGGCGGTGACGAGgtcgtcaaggccaaggatggtgCTGGCAGCGCCACTCTGTCAATGGCTTACGCTGGTTTCCG ATTTGCCGAGAAGGTTCTCCGTGCCGTCAAGGGTGAGAAGGGACTCGTTGAGCCTAGCTACGTCTACCTTCCCAAGGTCTCTAATGGTGGTATCCCTGGAGGCGAGGCCATCGCCAATGAGACTGGTaccgacttcttctctgttCCCATTGAGCTGGGC CCCAACGGTGCCGAGAAGGCCAATAACCCTCTGGAGGGCATCACCGAGCAGGAGAAGGCTCTtctggccaaggccaccGAGGGCCTCAAGggcaacatctccaagggtGTCAGCTTTGTCCACAACCCTCCCCAAAAGTGA
- a CDS encoding malate dehydrogenase, NAD-dependent has product MHNSLPPKHTICSHPLQKTTGYLPANDGAKAAFKDADIIVIPAGIPRKPGMTRDDLFNINAGIVKGLIEVAAEVAPKAFILVISNPVNSTVPIAAEVLKAKGVFNPQRLFGVTTLDIVRAETFVAEITGRANPQELTIPVIGGHSGETIVPLFSKASPAVDIPKDKYDALVNRVQFGGDEVVKAKDGAGSATLSMAYAGFRFAEKVLRAVKGEKGLVEPSYVYLPKVSNGGIPGGEAIANETGTDFFSVPIELGPNGAEKANNPLEGITEQEKALLAKATEGLKGNISKGVSFVHNPPQK; this is encoded by the exons ATGCATAATTCCCTTCCACCGAAACACACTATTTGCTCACACCCTCTGCAGAAGACAACTGGCTACCTTCCCGCCAACGATGGCGCTAAGGCTGCTTTCAAGGACGCCGACATTATTGTCATCCCCGCTGGCATTCCCC GCAAGCCTGGTATGACTCGTGAcgatctcttcaacatcaatgctGGCATTGTGAAGGGTCTCATCGAGGTTGCCGCCGAGGTCGCCCCCAAggccttcatcctcgtcatctccaACCCCGTCAACTCTACCGTCCCTATCGCTGCTGAGgtcctcaaggccaagggcgtCTTCAACCCCCAGCGTCTCTTTGGTGTCACCACCCTCGACATCGTCCGTGCCGAGACCTTCGTTGCTGAGATCACTGGCCGGGCTAACCCCCAAGAGCTGACCATCCCCGTCATTGGTGGTCACTCTGGAGAGACCATCGTCCCTCTTTTCAGCAAGGCCTCACCTGCTGTTGATATTCCTAAGGACAAGTACGATGCTCTCGTGAACCGCGTCCAGTTCGGCGGTGACGAGgtcgtcaaggccaaggatggtgCTGGCAGCGCCACTCTGTCAATGGCTTACGCTGGTTTCCG ATTTGCCGAGAAGGTTCTCCGTGCCGTCAAGGGTGAGAAGGGACTCGTTGAGCCTAGCTACGTCTACCTTCCCAAGGTCTCTAATGGTGGTATCCCTGGAGGCGAGGCCATCGCCAATGAGACTGGTaccgacttcttctctgttCCCATTGAGCTGGGC CCCAACGGTGCCGAGAAGGCCAATAACCCTCTGGAGGGCATCACCGAGCAGGAGAAGGCTCTtctggccaaggccaccGAGGGCCTCAAGggcaacatctccaagggtGTCAGCTTTGTCCACAACCCTCCCCAAAAGTGA
- a CDS encoding malate dehydrogenase, NAD-dependent, producing MHNSLPPKHTICSHPLQKTTGYLPANDGAKAAFKDADIIVIPAGIPRKPGMTRDDLFNINAGIVKGLIEVAAEVAPKAFILVISNPVNSTVPIAAEVLKAKGVFNPQRLFGVTTLDIVRAETFVAEITGRANPQELTIPVIGGHSGETIVPLFSKASPAVDIPKDKYDALVNRVQFGGDEVVKAKDGAGSATLSMAYAGFRFAEKVLRAVKGEKGLVEPSYVYLPKVSNGGIPGGEAIANETGTDFFSVPIELGPNGAEKANNPLEGITEQEKALLAKATEGLKGNISKGVSFVHNPPQKL from the exons ATGCATAATTCCCTTCCACCGAAACACACTATTTGCTCACACCCTCTGCAGAAGACAACTGGCTACCTTCCCGCCAACGATGGCGCTAAGGCTGCTTTCAAGGACGCCGACATTATTGTCATCCCCGCTGGCATTCCCC GCAAGCCTGGTATGACTCGTGAcgatctcttcaacatcaatgctGGCATTGTGAAGGGTCTCATCGAGGTTGCCGCCGAGGTCGCCCCCAAggccttcatcctcgtcatctccaACCCCGTCAACTCTACCGTCCCTATCGCTGCTGAGgtcctcaaggccaagggcgtCTTCAACCCCCAGCGTCTCTTTGGTGTCACCACCCTCGACATCGTCCGTGCCGAGACCTTCGTTGCTGAGATCACTGGCCGGGCTAACCCCCAAGAGCTGACCATCCCCGTCATTGGTGGTCACTCTGGAGAGACCATCGTCCCTCTTTTCAGCAAGGCCTCACCTGCTGTTGATATTCCTAAGGACAAGTACGATGCTCTCGTGAACCGCGTCCAGTTCGGCGGTGACGAGgtcgtcaaggccaaggatggtgCTGGCAGCGCCACTCTGTCAATGGCTTACGCTGGTTTCCG ATTTGCCGAGAAGGTTCTCCGTGCCGTCAAGGGTGAGAAGGGACTCGTTGAGCCTAGCTACGTCTACCTTCCCAAGGTCTCTAATGGTGGTATCCCTGGAGGCGAGGCCATCGCCAATGAGACTGGTaccgacttcttctctgttCCCATTGAGCTGGGC CCCAACGGTGCCGAGAAGGCCAATAACCCTCTGGAGGGCATCACCGAGCAGGAGAAGGCTCTtctggccaaggccaccGAGGGCCTCAAGggcaacatctccaagggtGTCAGCTTTGTCCACAACCCTCCCCAAAA GCTGTGA
- a CDS encoding malate dehydrogenase, NAD-dependent, producing the protein MTRDDLFNINAGIVKGLIEVAAEVAPKAFILVISNPVNSTVPIAAEVLKAKGVFNPQRLFGVTTLDIVRAETFVAEITGRANPQELTIPVIGGHSGETIVPLFSKASPAVDIPKDKYDALVNRVQFGGDEVVKAKDGAGSATLSMAYAGFRFAEKVLRAVKGEKGLVEPSYVYLPKVSNGGIPGGEAIANETGTDFFSVPIELGPNGAEKANNPLEGITEQEKALLAKATEGLKGNISKGVSFVHNPPQK; encoded by the exons ATGACTCGTGAcgatctcttcaacatcaatgctGGCATTGTGAAGGGTCTCATCGAGGTTGCCGCCGAGGTCGCCCCCAAggccttcatcctcgtcatctccaACCCCGTCAACTCTACCGTCCCTATCGCTGCTGAGgtcctcaaggccaagggcgtCTTCAACCCCCAGCGTCTCTTTGGTGTCACCACCCTCGACATCGTCCGTGCCGAGACCTTCGTTGCTGAGATCACTGGCCGGGCTAACCCCCAAGAGCTGACCATCCCCGTCATTGGTGGTCACTCTGGAGAGACCATCGTCCCTCTTTTCAGCAAGGCCTCACCTGCTGTTGATATTCCTAAGGACAAGTACGATGCTCTCGTGAACCGCGTCCAGTTCGGCGGTGACGAGgtcgtcaaggccaaggatggtgCTGGCAGCGCCACTCTGTCAATGGCTTACGCTGGTTTCCG ATTTGCCGAGAAGGTTCTCCGTGCCGTCAAGGGTGAGAAGGGACTCGTTGAGCCTAGCTACGTCTACCTTCCCAAGGTCTCTAATGGTGGTATCCCTGGAGGCGAGGCCATCGCCAATGAGACTGGTaccgacttcttctctgttCCCATTGAGCTGGGC CCCAACGGTGCCGAGAAGGCCAATAACCCTCTGGAGGGCATCACCGAGCAGGAGAAGGCTCTtctggccaaggccaccGAGGGCCTCAAGggcaacatctccaagggtGTCAGCTTTGTCCACAACCCTCCCCAAAAGTGA